TCTTGTGCACTAAACAATTATATTGACAGGGATATTGATCCGCTGATGGAAAGAACTAAGGAGAGACCGACTGTTACTGGGAAAGTCACACCAGGCAAGGTTGCAGTTCTCGGATTCGGTTTGCTTGCAATCGGAACATTCTTTATGCTTCTAACGACTATCTCTGCAACGGTGATTGCATTGGTAGGAGCTTTCAGCTATGTGGTTGTCTACACAATGTGGTCTAAGAGAAGACTTGTTTCAAACACAGTTATCGGTAGCTTTTCCGGTGCTGTTCCGCCTTTAATCGGTTGGGCGGCAATTGATCCGAATCTTGATATTATGGCATGGAGCTTGTTCTTAATTATGTTCTTCTGGCAGCCACCGCATTTCTATGCATTGGCAATTAGAAGAGTAGAGGAGTACAGAGCAGCAGGAGTGCCGATGCTTCCTGTTGTAAAAGGCTTTGAAGTAACAAAAAAACATACGTATGCATGGGTTATCGCTTTACTTCCATTGCCATTCTTATTAGTGAAACTTGGTATTCCTTTCTTAATTCTGGCAACATTGCTTAATATCGGCTGGATTATCACAGGTATTATTGCAAGCAAGAAAAAGGACGAGATTAAATGGGCGACTGCTATGTTCGTATATTCTCTTCAATATATGACCATTTTATTCGTTGCCATGGTCCTTGTCACATTCATCATCTAAGTAAGAGGATATTCTATCAATGGATAGACACGATCATTCAACATAACTCCAATACTTAAGGCAGACTTACTTAACAGTAATTCCTAAAGCAGGCACAGTATACTTGATTCTTGCTTTAGGAAGCCGTTAAGATGAAAGGGAAAGCTAGACAAACTTTGGAGAGATTGTCGAATAGAAGTGTTATCCTTTTGCTAGAATATCCTTTTTTTGTCTTGCTTGTTTCGTACATATTTTTATTGTGTGCAAGGTACACTTGTTAAAAGCTTAGGGAATTCCCTTTAAAAATACTTATTTAGAGAGGGTTTGAAAATGAATTATTCACTACCGGTTTTACCTACTATTAGCACTGCATTTATTGTATTGAGTGCGATTTTTGTCGCAATTGGCTGGGGCTTAATAATCAAACGAAAATTGGAAGCACATCAAAAAGCAATGCTTATTGGCGCAATCTGTGCGGTTATTTTCTTTGTCATCTACGCTTCCAGAACTATTTTTATTGGGAATACTGCATTCGGTGGACCAGATGATATTAAAATATACTACACAATATTTCTGATTTTTCATATCACTTTAGCAACAACAGGCGCTGTGTTAGGAATTACGATGCTTGTCACAGGTTATAAGAAGAAATATGAAATTCACCGTAAGATTGGCCCAACTACGAGCATCATCTGGTTCTTCACTGCCATTACCGGTGTTGCGGTTTATTTACTGCTTTATGTAATCTATCATGGCGGAGAGACTACCTCTGTTATTAAAGCTATACTAGGATTTTAATTTCTAAAAAGTTCAGTCTATCAGATTTTATTTTAATAATGCTATACTATTTAGTAAGCAGCAAACATATAATGATAGAAATGATGGTAGAGAGGGGGTTCAGCCTCTGAAGACATTACTCAGAATTGTAATTATTATTTCTATATTGCTAGCGGTCTGGTTTTACATGAGTATTACTGATACAAGTGAAAACTCTGATGCCCTTGTAGATGACGGCACGAACTCAGCGAAAGTCGATGAAGGTCTTTCAGAAGAAGCGGACGAAGACACATCGATTTCAATGCCTGAAGAGGGGCTTGGAAGCATGATCGGCAGCAGTGCAAAGGACCTTGTCAAAAAATACGGAGAACCAGCAAGAAAAGACCCATCCAATTACGAATATGAATGGTGGATATACAATCAAGATTCCTCTAAATATTTTCAGGTTGGTGTGCTCGATGATAAAGTGGTGACGATTTTTGCAATTGGACAAGATGTGAACATAGCTCCGTACAAGATTGGCGAAGAAATCGGCAATATATATGAAAAGACACCAATCGAGACAAATATCAGTTTGAATTATGAGGACTCCTCCTACCGGTTTGAGCTTTCAGAAGATGAAATTAACAACAGGCCTCTTGTGAAAATGGGCGATTATTATGTGCAGCTGTACTTTGATAAGTTTACAGGAACACTCTCAAGCGTCCGTTATATGGATGCACGAACATTGCTTCAAATCAGGCCGTATGAGCTTGTATACAGAGGAGAGCTTTTGGAAGCAGATTTGGTAGTGAAGGAAAATGAAGCTGTTGAGGATGGCAATGAACGTCAAATATTAGATATTACGAATGTTATTAGAAGCAGGTTTAATTTAGGGAAGGTTCAATGGGATGAAGACACAGCAACAGTAGCTTTAGGTCATAGTGTAGATATGTATGATACGAAGAATTTTTCCCATACATCTGATAAATATGGCGACCTGGAGGAACGGCTCAAGACAGGAGATGTTTTTTATCAGCTTGCAGGGGAAAATATAGCAGCGGGATACACAGATGCAGCTGCTGTTATGGAAGGCTGGCTGAACAGCAAGGGGCACAGGGAATGCCTCTTGAATGAAAGCTTCACCCATTTAGGTGTAGGAGTATATAATAAATACTACACGCAAAACTTTATTGAAAAATGGTAAAAGGTTAACTGCAGCACTTTTATTGCTAAGAATCCACTTAACAATAAAAGTGCTTTTTTATGCCCAATTTTCTTTTGCCAACTAGGCACCTTTTAAGGAAGTTAACATATAGTAAGGTAGGCAAATTCAGCGTAATAGAGGTGAAAAAAGCATGTCAGGTAAACAACTTCATCCTTCAGTCCAACAATTTAAAGAGTTTGTGAAAGAGAATCCCCACATTATTCAAGAGGTGAGAAGTGGCGAAGCAACATGGCAGCAGTTATTTGAAGATTGGTACTTGCTGGGAGAAGAAGACGCTCGCTGGAGCAGTGAGCAAAATACAGGGCAAAGTACAGAAAAAACCGAAGAGACAGGAACAAATACAAGTAAATCATTATGGATGTCTTCTATTATGGATTCCATAAAAAATATGGATCAAAATCAGCTGCAAGGCTATATCGCTAATATCAACCAAGCGCTTGGTACAATTCAAGGTGTCATTGCGCAGTTTTCTCCAAACAGCAGCCCCTCTCAAGAGGCCAGCAAAGGTAAAGTGCAACAGCCGACAGGTCCTTTTGCATTTAGAAAAGATTAAGGAGGCAAATCTTTGAGGAAAAACGTGAAAGAGTACTTAGAGGAAAACAGGGAATTGCAGCAATTTATCCGGGAACAGCCGCTTTGGTACAGACAATTAAGCAGAAATCCAGGTGAATTACAGAGTTTTGAAGTTGCTTCATTACATTATTATAAAAAGACTATTCCTCATCATGTGGAGAAGTTTTCCAATGGTGTCCAAATGGCCTCGATGATGGTCGGGATGTTCCAAGCAATGAACTCACAATCGTGATGGTAAATTTTCGGCACTCTGTGTGAGTAAAAAGGGAAGCAGCAGCGAATACTAAACGAAAAGAATTCATGTTAGGGAGCTGTTCCTTATGAAAAAAATTCTAATGTTTTGTATTCCTGCTTTATTCCTTTTGAATGGCTGCAACAATGACGTTCCAGATCCTCAAGTGAAGGAGGAAGGACAAGCAGCAATGAATTTAGGAAGTGAAACAGCATTAGCATCAGCATACGTTCAGAGTCAAGATATTACCGTGCATTACCTCATTAAGGGTAATAATGTTTATATTGATTGTAAAGCACCATCTCTTTCTTTTCGCGAAGACAGTGGCAAGGAAACAGGGAAAATTATATTAGAAATGGACGGCAAGAATGTAGGGGAATACAAAAGCGCCGCATTTGTTGTCAGGAATGTAGAAAGCGGCCAGCACCAAGCTCTTCTTAAAATTATTAATAACAAAGGGATAAATTTGTTTCAAAAAGAATTTAGCGTGACAATCAACTAAGTCCTGTTAAGGCAGGTTTATGTACAGCTGTTTTCGTAACAGATTGCTTTCTTTTCTCGTATTTATCAGTTAAAATGAGAATTGGAGGTGAGCTAATCGTGCTTGCTACAACTGAAATGCTTATGTTACAAGAAGAGGCAGAGTCCATAGCGGAAATGATATTGGAATCAGATGTGGCAGAACAATATCGTATGCGCATGGCAAACCTTATAACTGATAAAGAAACACAGGGGAAAATCATTTCTTTTAATGAAATGAAAGAACTGTACGAAGAAGTGCAGCGCTTCGGCAAATATCATCCTGAGTATAAGAGAGTTATGATGGAAATCAGACAGCTCAAAAGGGATATGGATATGGACGAGAATGTTGCTGCATTTAAGATAGCAGAAAATAATCTGCAAAAATTGCTCGATGAGGTCAGTGTTATCATCGGAAGATCTGTTTCTGAATTCGTAAAGGTACCAACAGGAAACCCATTCTTCGATGAGCTTTCCGGCTGCAGCGGAGGCTGCGGAAGCGGAGGCAGCTGCAGCTGTTCGGCATAAATGATAGAAGGCGATGATGATTGCTTCATCGCCTTTTTTATGGATTAATGAAGGCGGAACCTTTCTAAAATTTACATAATTCATATGAATTTTTTTATTGCTATGCTAGAATATAAAAAAATAGAAGCGGGGGAATATCATGCTAGGGCAGAGACAAGGCATCATCGTGTACCTTTATTCGTTGAAGCAGGCGAAAATGCTGCGCAGATATGGAAATGTCCACTATATTTCCAAACGATTAAAGTATGTTGTGCTATATACTAATTTAACGGAAACAGAAGCTCTAATGGAAAAGTTAAACTCCTTTTCATTTGTGAAAAAAGTAGAGCCTTCGTATAAACCGTTTTTAAAAATGGAATTTGAAAATTCTAAACCGGACAAAGCAAAAGAATATGATTATAAGATGGGCATATAAAAAAACTAAGAATACATCTTGGTTTTTTTATTTTGAAAAAAAAAACCTGCAAGCTATTTGCTTGCAGGCTCCTTCTATATCCTCTTACAGGAAAGAAGGTAAAGGGAGAGGAGAAACCGGAGGAAGAACTTATGGGGAAACGTAAGTCTTCTCCGCGGTTGGCAACAACATCCTCGAATAGATGTTGTTAATTACAGTATTGCCAAGGAAGCGCACCTTATACATCAAAGTTTGCTTTTTTGTGAAAAATTAAAAACAGCTTGAGATTTGTGTGTGCCGATATCTGATTCTTTATAGAAGTGTAAATGAGTGTTGGAATCCCGGGAATGTTTATGATAGGATAGTCAATGATAAACTATCAACTAATAAATCAGTGGTGATGTATGATGAGAGTCGTTTCAGGAACGAATAAAGGCATTTCATTAAAGGCGGTGCCTGGCAATTCGACAAGACCGACTACGGATAAAGTGAAAGAAGCAATCTTCAATATGATTGGCCCGTATTTTGAAGGCGGAATTGGTCTCGACCTGTTTGCCGGCAGTGGTGGATTAGGGATTGAGGCGTTAAGCAGGGGGCTTGAAAAGGTCATTTTTGTTGATAAGGATGGAAAAGCTATACATACAGTTAAGACGAATATCGCTGCTTGCAAATTGGAAGCTAAAGCAGAGGTTTATCGCAATGAAGCAGACAGGGCGCTTAAAGCGCTAATAAAAAGAGATGTAGTTTTTGATTACATATTTTTAGACCCGCCTTATAAAAAACAGCAATTGGAGAAATTAGTCCTGATTATTAATGAAGAGGGCCTCCTTGCTGATGATGGTGTAATAGTTTGCGAACATGGTTCAGAAGTAGCACTCCCGGAAAAAATCGGCAGTTTTCAGCAAATTAAATATGAAAAGTATGGAATCATTGCTGTATCGATTTATTCAAAACAAACAGATATGGAGGAAAATGCATAAATGGCTAGTATTGCAGTATGTCCTGGCAGTTTTGATCCAATCACAAATGGTCATATCGACATTATTAAAAGAGGGGCAAAAGTTTTTGATCAAGTTTATGTTTGTGTTTTAAACAACTCATCGAAAAAGCCGTTTTTTTCTGTGCAGGAAAGACTTGAGTTAATAAAGGAAGTAACAAAGGACATTCCTAATGTAACTGTCTCCTCATATGAAGGTCTTCTTATTGAATATGCGAAAAGTGTCAATGCAACTGCCATCATTCGCGGCCTTCGTGCTGTTTCTGATTTTGAGTATGAGATGCAGATCACATCTATGAACAGAGTCTTATCAGATGAAATTGAAACTTTTTTTGTGATGACAAATAACCAATATTCATTTTTGAGCTCTAGTATTGTGAAAGAGGTCAGTAAATACGATGGAGATATATCTGAACTCGTACCGCCATCGGTTGAGAGTGCGTTAAAGGAAAAATTTCGTCAGTTAAAAAGTACAGATAAAAAGGGATTGTGAAGATTTTTCACAATCCCTTTTTTGTTAAACTGTCCGTTTCTTTCCTGGAAGCCGGAAGAAAAGGATGACAACATAAACGGACAAGCAAATAATGGTAAATGCCGGACCTATCTCCATCCATTTTTGCATAGCTTGGCTAATCCATCCCTGGTCTTCTAAAAACGCGGGCATCGCAAACGCTGGTTTATCATCATTAAGGAAATTCGCGCTGAAAACATCCCAGAACAAATACGTGTAAATACTTGCAAAAATAGCTTGCAGAATTCGTGCGAAGAAGAACGGCTTAAAACCAATATCTGTTTGTGCTAAGATACTTGCAACCTGTGCTTGCACACTCAATCCGCAAAAGCCAAGAATCATGCTTGTCACAATTGCTTGTTGCATTAAAGTGCTCGATTCTACTCCGCTTGTTAATTTACTTCCCAGCGTAATCTCGAAAATCCCGGCAATAAATGGGATAGACAAAGCGGTGGAGAAGGAAAAAAGCTCAAAGAATTTATCTATGAACCCAGCCAAAAGGGAAGTTACCTGCAAGTGAAACAGCAAGCGATTAATAACAGAAAAAAGAATGATGAACCCGCCTACCATTAATAGAGACTGTATGGAAGATGTTACAGCATCACCTAGCAGCTTTCCTAATGGACGCTTATCCTTCAAGCGGGTGTGATGAAGCTCCCGCAATGCACGCTTCAAAGAAGGAACTTTGCTGCTCTTTTTATCTTTCGGAATCTTTTCATCTACTCCGTAAAATCTCATACAAAGACCGACAGTAAAATTCGCTAAGTAATGGGCTCCTGCCAGCAGAAATCCAAGCTTCGGATTATGAAAGAAAGCAGCAGAAACGGCGCCGATAATGAACATCGGGTTAGAAGCATTTGAAAAGGAAACGAGCCTTTCAGCTTCAACCTTCGTAATTTGCTTTTCTTCTCTTAACCTGGCTGTTAATTTTGCTCCTGTAGGGAAGCCGGATACCATCCCCATCGCCCATACAAACCCGCCGACACCTGGAACTTTAAAAAGTGGGCGCATTACCGGTTCTAGTAAAACCCCTAAAAATCGAACAACTCCAAATCCGATTAAAACTTCAGATAAAATGAGAAAAGGAAGCAATGATGGAAAGACGATTGTCCACCATGTGTTTAGACCGTCCTTGGATGCTTCGACTGCTGTTGCAGGGAATGTAACTAGTGCAAAAGCTAAAAAAGATGCAGTGCCAGCTAGAATTATGGTTTTCACTTTCGAACGATACAAGAATATATTCCCTCCCCTTTATAAAACATCTATTTCAAACTCGTCCTTTTAGCCCTCTACCAAACAATATACTCATAAGCAGAAAAAAAAGACCATAAGATTACTATGACCAAATTAAATAATTGGAGGGTTTTCCTTTAATGAATAGACCGAAGATTGGATTAGCACTTGGTTCCGGCGGTGCCAGAGGGTTTGCGCATATCGGCGTCATCAAAATATTAAAAGAGGCCAATATTCCGATAGATTATATCGCAGGAAGCAGCATTGGAGCGATAGTTGCTTCCCTTTATGCGGCAGGCTCAGATATTGACAGACTTTATTTCATCTCTAAATTTTTTAAACGAAAATATTATCTTGATTTCACACTCCCGAGAATGGGTTTTATAGCAGGAAACAAAGTGAAAGAGCTTATTCATTTGTTTACGTATGGAAAAAATATTGAAGATTTGGATTTCCCTATTGCGATTGTCGCAACAGATTTGTCGTTGGGAGAAAAGGTTGTCTTTAAAAAGGGGCCGATTGCAGAGGCTGTCAGGGCAAGCATTTCGATTCCAGGCATTTTTGTGCCGGAAAAAATGGACGGGCGGCTTCTAGTGGACGGAGGAGTAATCGATAGGATTCCTGTTTCTGTCGTGAAAGAAATGGGGGCAGACTTAGTGATTGCCGTTGATGTAGCAAATGTAGGCAATGATGCCGAGATAAGCTCTATATACGATGTCATCATGCGCAGTATTGACATTATGCAGCGGGAGCTTGTTAATTATCGGGAAGAGGCGAGTGATTTTATGATAAGGCCCCAAGTTGAAATGTTTAACAGCAAGGCTTTTACCGATTTAGAGAAAATAATTGAAAGAGGAGAAGAGGAGGCAAGACTGCATACAGCTAACATAAAAAAAGCGATAGCAAAATGGAAAAGAGAAAAAAAGGAATGACCTGTTTTTACTTGGTCATTCCTTTTTTTTATTCATCTACCATGATAGGAACATGACTGTATTCCATCGCTAATAGCTCCTTCTGGTTTGCAGGGTGTGCACCCAGTGCATAAATAGATGCTGCTCGTATGTCTAAGTCAATTTGATGATGTTGTATGGAAGAAAGCTTGCTGATAAGTGGGAGTTTAAGTGTCTTTTTGTGCTTCTTCAAATAAGCTCTCCCTAGTTTTGTGCTGCCTAACAGTCGCAAGTATGCAGGTGTGTCGTTCTTTTGTATTTCCCCTTTTGTTGTGTTTGTCAGAATATGGACACATATTCGCTGGAGCCTTGTCCAAGTGTAGCGTTTCGTTTTCAACAAGGACATGAACTCCTGAAAGGAATCTGCTTTTTGACAAATCGCCAAAATTCGGTTCTCAATACCTTCCTCCACTTCATAAATCGTTTGCAGTTCACTCGGTGACATTTGTATAAGCCTAAACTTAAGATATGGCCAGTAATTTTCCCAATGATGAAAAATAGAGAAGGTTTGTTTGTAGTCTTCTAAGATCTTCAGAGTAGTGGTATTCACGTAGGGTGCAATCGTTTGAACGCTATGTTTTTCAAAAATTTCCTTGCGGATGCTCGTAGCGCTGGCAATAGTCTCGGAACTAAAATATGAATCATGATAATTTGCTTTAATCCGCGGAATTGTATAAAGACCCATCTGCAAGCCTTTTGACATTACTGCTTTTACATACTCAAAGCCCAAAATATTGTTTGGCAATGTTAAGTCGGCAATATTATCCTCACCTGTTGTTAAATCCGTAAAGGCAAGTGACATTGCTTTTGGATAACTGCAGCCTTCCTGCAGATGCTGCTTGATCCTTTCAGCGAATAAAGCATTCTTGCTAGTCAAGATATGGTATGCATTCATAAATTCATTGATTTTTCCAGACTCGCTGCCAAAGCAAACAGCATGACAGTGTAAACTGTCCAACAACTGTACTGCTCCTTGTGCAAAAATGGTTGCATGTTGTACGCTGAACGCATAGGGAAGTTCAATGACAAGATCAGCACCGCCAGAGATCGCCATCTCTGCTCTGTGCCATTTGGAAACTAATGCAGGTTCGCCCCGCTGCAGGAATGGTCCACTCATAACTGCTATGACAATATCTGCATCTGATAATTCCTTTGCTTTTTGGATATGATGTAAATGTCCATTATGAAATGGATTATATTCGACAATTATCCCAACAGCTTTCATTTCAAATCTCCTTACAAGTTTCTTTCAAGAATGATTGGCATTGCTTTCGTAACTATATCGATTAAAGCTCAATTTCTTATCCTAGAATACATGATAAAGAAACGATAAGCAAAGCTTATAAAGCAAGGATTCTTTTTGCGGAAAAAGGTGCAGCCATAATATTTGCAATTCCGTCTATTCGAGGTAGAATAGATACAGTGCTATTGCATTAGAATTGCAAACCCATCATGCTTTTAAGTATAAAAGGGAAAAGCAAAGATAGTGTAAAGAAAAAATATTGACAAATAATTATATGAAAGCTATAATTACCTTTGTTGCCTTGGGGTGATATATATGAAATGGACGTTAAGCCAGTTACAAAAATACCGAAGTAAGGGACTATCTATTGATGAAACAATCAACGCAGATGGAATTAAGGAAGTTGATTCCTCCATCAGGCGTGTATCTCCTATGCATATTACAGGAAGAACAGATATTGATTCAAAGAAAGTGACTTTTCATTTAAAAATACAAGGTCATTTAGTATTACCTTGCTCTCGTACTTTAGTAGACGTGGATTATCCAATTAATGTAGAAACGACTGAAACTTTCCTTTTGAATGTTCCGGATTATGAAACAGGAGAAGAGGAAGTTCATCAAGTAAAGGGCGATGTAATTGACTTATTGCCAATTATAGAAGAAATACTTTTACTTGAAGTACCAATGCAAGTCTTCTGTGAAGACAGTACAGAAGAGGGTGCTCCTCAATCCGGTAAGGACTGGGAAGTTATCCATGAGCAAGAGAAGAAGGAGAAAGTTGATCCTCGGCTTGCAGGACTTGCGAAATTTTTTGAAAATGAGTAAAGCTCCTTGCTTTATGCTTGGACAAACAAGAAAACCTGAGAATGGATTGTATCTGCTCTCAAGACTTTCTTAATACTCTTTAAGGAGGTGGGAAGAATGGCTGTACCTTTTAGAAGAACATCTAAAACTGCAAAAAGAAAACGTCGTACACATTTTAAATTACAAGTGCCTGGTATGGTAGAATGCCCTAACTGTGGTGAAATGAAACTTGCTCACCGCGTATGTAGCGCTTGCGGAACATACAAAGGTAAAGAAGTTGTAAGCAACTAATTTTCCTTTGAAAAAAGCACCGGACAAATAGTCCGGTGCTTTTTTTGTGCTTAAGTTAATCTTAGGAGAAAAAAACACTTAGTTATTTGTATAATAGAGGTATTAAATAGTAGTGACGAAGGAGGCAGCTTTGGCGTGATTGTGGTCAGTTCCTGTTTAGCAGGGTTGAAGGTAAGATATAACGGGTCGCATAGTCTTAATGAAAAGATTAAAGAGCTGATTGACAAAAAAGAGGCGATTGCCGTTTGTCCAGAATTGCTGGGAGGTTTTCAGACACCAAGAGAGCCCTGTGAAATTAAAGGCGGCAATGGCTATGATGTGCTCGATGGTCATGCAATTGTAATAGATAAAAGTGGGAATGATGTTACAGATTTATATGTAGATGGTGCCTTTAAAACACTGGCTGTTGTGAAGCAGCTGCAGGCGAGTACAGTCGTTCTTAAAGAGTCTAGCCCATCTTGTGGTAGCAGCTATATATACAATGGTAATTTTGAAGGGATACAGCATGAGGGAGCAGGAATTACAACAGCGCTATTAAGAAGGGCAGGAATTAAAGTTATATCAGAGAACGAACTCGCAAAAGCGTTGCTGTGATAGACTAGCTTTTTAGAAAATTTCAGAGTAGATTCTTTGTGAAATGCAGGTTTAGGCCAATAACTAGTCTAGTTAAGACAAGTCTTGTTTTGTTCTAGTGTGATTTTAAATATTTTTTTTCTAAAAGACTAAATATCAGTCTATCTTTTCTAGTATACGCATATGTATGAATAAAAAACACTAGGAGGGATTTAGCTGATGTCAACAACAAGACAAGATGCTTGGTCAAAAGATGAAGATATACTGCTAGCAGAAGTAGTACTCCGTTTAATTAGAGAAGGTGGAACACAGCTTCAAGCGTTCGAGGAAGTAGGAAAGCTATTAACAAGAACAAGTGCAGCATGCGGATTCCGCTGGAATTCATATGTGCGCAAACAATATAAATCAGCTATTGAATTAGCAAAGAGCCAAAGAAAGCAGTTAAAAAAAGGTTTTGTTCTTGTGGAAGAGCCAGTGGAAGAAGTTTCTTTCATAGGCGGTCAGCCAGAGCCTGTTGAAACGAAAAACTTTGAAGAAATTTTAGAATATTTAAAAGATATATATCAAAAATCTTTACAGCTTGAAGAACATCATAAGCTTGATAATGCAGCTGTTAAAGAGACTGCTGAACTTGAAGCAAAAATTAGTGAGCTGCACAATGAGAACCAAAAGCTCCAAAAGGAATTGCAAACAATGGATGAAGCCTATAAAGCGCTAGTTGATTTGATGGAAAAGGCTCGTAAAATGGTTGTATTTAAAGAAGAAGAAAAACAACAAAACGCTTAACAAAAGCAACATGGTCTTGCCCCCTTGAACCTTTCTTTGCAAAAGGATTCAAGGGGGCTTTTTCGTCTAAACGGATATATCTCCCTATAAAATTTTTCATTCATAATTATTTTTTCTGATCATATGGAACTGTTTTTGCTTTACACCTTTTATATTTATAGGTACTTTGGTCTTAATTGCTACTAATTTAGCTGGAAAATGTTAAGATGGTACTACAGAATAATAAAGAATACAGGGGAAAAGGTGTTGAAATGAAAATAAGCATTATCGGCGGTGGGGCTATTGGCTTGCTTTGTGCAGCTTATTTAGCACCAAAACATGATGTAACCGTATTTGTCCGCACACAAAGCCAAAAAGCACAATTAAGGGAAAAGGGACTGACCCTTTTTTTGGCGAATAAAGAAGAACAGCATCATTTTACGGTAGAATTATTTGAAAATTGGGATGGAGCAGGAGATCTGTCCATCATAACTGTTAAGCAGTATCAGCTTTTGCCTGTGATGAAAAAAGTGACGGAACTGTCATCCGAAATCAGAGGGCTTTTGTTTCTGCAAAATGGAATGGCTCACCTGGAAGCACTAAATAGTTTGGCAGTGGAAGAATTATATGTTGGGATTGTAGAGCATGGTGTGATGAAGCTCG
This DNA window, taken from Niallia sp. Man26, encodes the following:
- the cyoE gene encoding heme o synthase, translated to MANYRAYPEAQVDGEESLPKTSAWKDFLALIKVGIVNSNLITVFTGLWLALHFSGEKFLVNIDTVLYTLIGSALIIAGSCALNNYIDRDIDPLMERTKERPTVTGKVTPGKVAVLGFGLLAIGTFFMLLTTISATVIALVGAFSYVVVYTMWSKRRLVSNTVIGSFSGAVPPLIGWAAIDPNLDIMAWSLFLIMFFWQPPHFYALAIRRVEEYRAAGVPMLPVVKGFEVTKKHTYAWVIALLPLPFLLVKLGIPFLILATLLNIGWIITGIIASKKKDEIKWATAMFVYSLQYMTILFVAMVLVTFII
- a CDS encoding DUF420 domain-containing protein, coding for MNYSLPVLPTISTAFIVLSAIFVAIGWGLIIKRKLEAHQKAMLIGAICAVIFFVIYASRTIFIGNTAFGGPDDIKIYYTIFLIFHITLATTGAVLGITMLVTGYKKKYEIHRKIGPTTSIIWFFTAITGVAVYLLLYVIYHGGETTSVIKAILGF
- a CDS encoding YlbD family protein, which encodes MSGKQLHPSVQQFKEFVKENPHIIQEVRSGEATWQQLFEDWYLLGEEDARWSSEQNTGQSTEKTEETGTNTSKSLWMSSIMDSIKNMDQNQLQGYIANINQALGTIQGVIAQFSPNSSPSQEASKGKVQQPTGPFAFRKD
- a CDS encoding YlbF family regulator is translated as MLATTEMLMLQEEAESIAEMILESDVAEQYRMRMANLITDKETQGKIISFNEMKELYEEVQRFGKYHPEYKRVMMEIRQLKRDMDMDENVAAFKIAENNLQKLLDEVSVIIGRSVSEFVKVPTGNPFFDELSGCSGGCGSGGSCSCSA
- a CDS encoding CAP domain-containing protein; the encoded protein is MSITDTSENSDALVDDGTNSAKVDEGLSEEADEDTSISMPEEGLGSMIGSSAKDLVKKYGEPARKDPSNYEYEWWIYNQDSSKYFQVGVLDDKVVTIFAIGQDVNIAPYKIGEEIGNIYEKTPIETNISLNYEDSSYRFELSEDEINNRPLVKMGDYYVQLYFDKFTGTLSSVRYMDARTLLQIRPYELVYRGELLEADLVVKENEAVEDGNERQILDITNVIRSRFNLGKVQWDEDTATVALGHSVDMYDTKNFSHTSDKYGDLEERLKTGDVFYQLAGENIAAGYTDAAAVMEGWLNSKGHRECLLNESFTHLGVGVYNKYYTQNFIEKW
- the ylbJ gene encoding sporulation integral membrane protein YlbJ — protein: MYRSKVKTIILAGTASFLAFALVTFPATAVEASKDGLNTWWTIVFPSLLPFLILSEVLIGFGVVRFLGVLLEPVMRPLFKVPGVGGFVWAMGMVSGFPTGAKLTARLREEKQITKVEAERLVSFSNASNPMFIIGAVSAAFFHNPKLGFLLAGAHYLANFTVGLCMRFYGVDEKIPKDKKSSKVPSLKRALRELHHTRLKDKRPLGKLLGDAVTSSIQSLLMVGGFIILFSVINRLLFHLQVTSLLAGFIDKFFELFSFSTALSIPFIAGIFEITLGSKLTSGVESSTLMQQAIVTSMILGFCGLSVQAQVASILAQTDIGFKPFFFARILQAIFASIYTYLFWDVFSANFLNDDKPAFAMPAFLEDQGWISQAMQKWMEIGPAFTIICLSVYVVILFFRLPGKKRTV
- the coaD gene encoding pantetheine-phosphate adenylyltransferase translates to MASIAVCPGSFDPITNGHIDIIKRGAKVFDQVYVCVLNNSSKKPFFSVQERLELIKEVTKDIPNVTVSSYEGLLIEYAKSVNATAIIRGLRAVSDFEYEMQITSMNRVLSDEIETFFVMTNNQYSFLSSSIVKEVSKYDGDISELVPPSVESALKEKFRQLKSTDKKGL
- the rsmD gene encoding 16S rRNA (guanine(966)-N(2))-methyltransferase RsmD, which produces MRVVSGTNKGISLKAVPGNSTRPTTDKVKEAIFNMIGPYFEGGIGLDLFAGSGGLGIEALSRGLEKVIFVDKDGKAIHTVKTNIAACKLEAKAEVYRNEADRALKALIKRDVVFDYIFLDPPYKKQQLEKLVLIINEEGLLADDGVIVCEHGSEVALPEKIGSFQQIKYEKYGIIAVSIYSKQTDMEENA
- a CDS encoding YlbG family protein; amino-acid sequence: MLGQRQGIIVYLYSLKQAKMLRRYGNVHYISKRLKYVVLYTNLTETEALMEKLNSFSFVKKVEPSYKPFLKMEFENSKPDKAKEYDYKMGI
- a CDS encoding YlbE-like family protein, with translation MRKNVKEYLEENRELQQFIREQPLWYRQLSRNPGELQSFEVASLHYYKKTIPHHVEKFSNGVQMASMMVGMFQAMNSQS
- a CDS encoding patatin-like phospholipase family protein; translation: MNRPKIGLALGSGGARGFAHIGVIKILKEANIPIDYIAGSSIGAIVASLYAAGSDIDRLYFISKFFKRKYYLDFTLPRMGFIAGNKVKELIHLFTYGKNIEDLDFPIAIVATDLSLGEKVVFKKGPIAEAVRASISIPGIFVPEKMDGRLLVDGGVIDRIPVSVVKEMGADLVIAVDVANVGNDAEISSIYDVIMRSIDIMQRELVNYREEASDFMIRPQVEMFNSKAFTDLEKIIERGEEEARLHTANIKKAIAKWKREKKE